AGAACGATGTTGCCAATACGACACTCAACCAGTCTTTTGAAGAAGGTGTCATTGCTGAAGATTCATCAAAACTCAGTCCTATCACAGGCACAAAAAAACCAAAAAGAAATGATCCGTGTCCCTGCGGTTCGGGTAAAAAATATAAAAACTGTTGTGGACAGAGCGGACCTAAAAAAGGTCTTTTGGCATAATGTCCACACCTGCCAGAATCTCCTCGCCTAATAAAAAGTTTATTAGGCATATCATCAAACACTACCTCAAATATGATAAAGAGAACCCTTTTATCTTTATCTCTGCAATGTTGGCTTTCTTGGGTATCGCTGCAGGTGTAATGGTACTGATGATCGCCATGGGGATCATGAACGGGACACAAAAAGAGTTCACCAAAAAACTTTTTGTGATGAACTACCCTCTGACCATACTTCCACTGGAAGAAGATACCGTCAATGATGCACTGATCACTAGATTGGGAGAAAAGTTTCCCCATCTTCAGTTCAGTCCCTATTATACCACTCAGGTCATCACAAAAAATGACGGTGCCGTGCAAGGCTCTTTGGTCTATGGTGTGGATTTTGATAAAGAGAGCAAGATCAACGCCATCTTTAAAGAGGCAACAGGCCATGAAACAAGCAAGTTCAGGGTGGTGATAGGTGAAGGGCTCTCTTTTGAAATGAATGCGCCTAAAGGGGAAAAGGTCACACTCTATTTTTCAGAGCAGCAGGCTATCGGTTTTGGGACCATGCCGCTCCAAAAACGTTTTATCGTAGACGGTATTTTCAAATCCGGTCTTAAAGCCTATGACAAAGCGATCATGTATACCTCTTTGGAAGCGTTTGAAAAACTTCTGGACCGTAAACATGGAAGCTATGACGGTCTGCATATCTATACCGAAAATCCTCTGGATGAGATAGACGCCATACGAAGCGTACTGCCTGAAATGGTCGTCATAGAAGGCTGGTGGCAGCAGAACGGAAATTTCTTTGCAGCGATGGAAATGGAAAAAAAGGCGCTCTTCCTGGTGTTGCTTCTTATCATCCTTGTCGCCTCGCTCAATATCATCTCTTCTTTGCTGATGACAGTGATGAGCCGAAGAAGAGAGATCGCCCTGATGCGTACACTGGGTGCCACGAAAGTAGAGATCAAAGCGATCTTCTTTAGATTAGGCCTTATTATAGGGAGTGCGGGTATCGTAGCGGGTACCCTCCTTGGCGGACTGGGTATCTGGGTACTCACAACCTTTGACATCATCTCCATGCCTGCGGATGTTTACGGTACTTCGAAACTGCCGGTTGATCTGACGTTCCATGATTTTGGATTGATCATACTAGGTACCAGTATCATTATACTGCTTTCTGCCCTCTACCCTGCAAAAAAAGCATCTCAGACGGACCCTTTAACGGTACTCAGAAATGAGTAATATAAAAGTGCGTCCCATCAGACAAATCCACCATTCTATTCGTTGATGATATGCTCCGGTGACTCCAGTGCTCTTTTGAGTATTTTGAGAGGTAATGAGAGTATATCCCCGCCCGCGGATGTCTTGACCTTTGGATCGTCTAATGTTCCTGTAATTTGGAGTCCGAAGGTCATACTCTTATCTTTTCCCATCAAAATATAACCTACCAGAGGCAAACTTCCTACCAGTTTACCCAACTCTCTTGCCGATTGGATAGCAAGATTGATATCGATGGTTTTTTTCTCAAGATCGATCTCTCCTGTTCCTGCGATCGTTGCCGATGTACCTTTAATATAAATGGAATCAAACAGGATCTTATCCTGTTTGATCATTCTATATTCGACGACTCCCTTCTCTATCGTAAAGCCTTTGTCGGAATAACCGGGGTTTTGTAAAGAGGCTAAGGCAGGTATGGTATTGATAAAGGCCAAAGTGTTATTGTAGACCTTGAAATCCTTCATCACCCCGCCCTCAACAATGATCTCACCTTGCATGGTCTTTTTAGGGTCACCTGAAAGTTTTAATGTATAGCGTCCATGCTGTAAACCCTTAAAATTTATAAGGGGATGCAGTGCATTATCCTGTATACGCAATGCCCGTATAGAGAAGATATCTTTCTCTTTAGAAAATTTGATAATATCTCCGGCTGAACTTCCTATGGCCTGAATGTCTCCATTGGGTTTCACTTCCACATCGTAACTGTCCGTCACCAAGCTATACTCACCATATCTTAATTGGCTGTTCTCACCTAAAATGATCAAACTTTTTGCTTCTTTGGTGTCATCCTTTTTCGTCGTCTTTTCGCTTTTTTCTTTTTCTGCTTCTAGCGTCAAGAATTTTTCAAGATCAAAATTGAGGTTGGTGAGTTTAATGCGTGAATTGGCTTTACTGTAATAAAAACGTTTATCAAAAGCATAGAAATCCAACGCATTGGATGTGACGGTACCCTCAAAAGGCACTCTTGTTTTACATTGATCATCTTTTTCATAAAGAAAACATGATTCCCTTTTCAACATGCCATCAAAGGTATAGGTGTTAAAATCTTTTGTTTTAATATTTACTTTCCCGCCATTCTCAATGGGACCTGGATCCGGCAGATAGGGTTTGATCTTATTCAGGTCACTCAACTGGATGGAGGTTTCATTGCTCTCATTGGTAAGTTTCATAGAGAGCTTGGGTATCTTGATATGGATATTTTTCTCATAGTTGAGTGTAAAAGGCAGTGTTTTATTCTCTAAGTTAAAAAATGTCTCTTTTTCATCTCCAAGCGTGATACGCTTGGCATCAAAGATGAAATCTGCTTTTTTCTTTTGCATATCCAACGTACCATCGAGCTTGCCTTCATAGAACGTATCTTCCAAATAGATATTTTTAAATGTGATCAGGCCTTTGTGATACTGTACATTCCCTCTTACGATAGGAAGTTTGACTTTTTCCAGTAATACATCGCCTCTATCAAAATCCACATTGACAAAATAATCCTGATAACTGTTCTTCAAGGCCAGATCTGCCATGAACAACACATTGACTTTCCCGCTTTGCTGATCCAGGGGCAACACAATATCATAGGCTTTAAGTAAGTTCTGCATGGTGACGTCAAACCGGTGATCGGCTTTTATTTTCAGTTTTAGGTTCGTGTCTGCATTAAGTAGATTGAGTATGCTTACCTTGCTGCCATCTAAACTGATGCCTTCATAGGTCGGCTCCTTCAGGTCAAAATAGAGTCCGCCATTGTGATAGGTCAATAGTAAACTTGGGGCTAAAACCGGCGGCAGGTTCTCTTTAAAATGTATGTGCGTATCTGAAAAGAGCACTTCGCCGTTCAGTGCATCAAAGTCCATTTTAAAGGTGCCGTTTTCCAAGCTTCCTTTACCCGTCAAGGAGCGCAGTGTATAATGGTCTGCTTTGACCTTATCGACGATCCAGCTTCGCACACTTTCCCTAAGATCAAACATATCAACGATACTTTTCAGATCACGGAAACTGTCACTCTCCAGTCCAAAATCGATCTTATTGCCATCTTTGATCGCGTGAAATCTTCCCAATGCATCATAAAGTTTAAAAAAGCCTTCTGTTGACAATATCTTTTCATGCAGATCGTAGGTCAGTTTTCCACTCATCGTTACATTATGTTTTTTCAAAAAAAGCAGAGGGATCGTTGCTTTTAACATCTTCCCTTCACGTTTTGCTGAGCCTATGATCTCATACTCTTTACTTGAAAGCCCTAAGAAATCATCCTTAAATCTAATACTCATGGTGTTATTATTGAAGGTGATATTTTTCACTACGATGGATTCGAAAAAGGTTAGTAGATATTTGATACGCTCAAATGTCTCATGTACACTGCTAAAAGAAGGTTTGGCTTTACTCTGGGGGAGAATGACATGATCCGCTTTTACTATAAGCTTTTTATCGAGTTTAATGTATAATCCCTCTACATTGTAACCAGCGACTTTAATGGTATCCAATTTGATACCTACCATTAGCCACATAAAAAAAGCGATAAAAAGGACCACCAGGAAGATGAGTGTATTACGTAAAAGCACATGGATAGCATGGGCAGAAAACATTATACTGGTTTTGATCATCTCTTTCGCCTTTTATACAACACTGCCCATTCAAACAACGCGGACACTTTTAGTACCGCAGGGATCTATTACGCACATTATATCACAGCTGACACAAAAAGGGTATGCCTTAAGCCCTATAGATACATATATTTTGGTCTTTCTGGGGAAACCTCAAAGCGGTTGGGTCGATATAGGTGCAACCCGTTTGAACCGTATCGATTTTTTATATAGACTGACCACGGCCAAAGCCAAAATGGAAGAGATCACACTGATCCCGGGTGAAACCACGGAACTCTTCTTCACTTCCGTAGCGGCTGACCTGAATCTTGATAAAACAAAACTGGACGCCTATTATCAAGAGTTTTCGCACTACCCTGAAGCGGGTATCTATGCAGATACCTATTATGTACCTTACGGTATCAGTGAAAAACATTTTATCCATTTTCTTCTTTCTGCCTCTGAAAAAAAATATAAAGAGATCTCTGAAAAGATCTATGGAACCTATAATAAAAAACAGTGGTTAAATGTACTCATTGTTGCGTCTATCATCCAAAAAGAAGCGGCCAATACAGAAGAGATGCCCGTCGTTTCATCTGTGATCTATAACCGTCTTAAGAAAGGTATGCCTCTGCAAATGGACGGGACACTGAATTACGGTAAATATTCTCATGTCAAAGTCACTCCGGAACGCATTAAAAATGACACAAGCAGATTTAACACGTACAAATATAAAGGGCTGCCTCACATGCCTATAGGTGCCGTCTCTTTTAATGCGATCATCGCAGCGATCAAGCCGGCAAAGACCGACTACCTTTACTTTATGAAAAATGACAAAGGGGTACACGACTTTACGCACAGCTATAAAACGCATCGTAAAAATATTCAAAAAGCACGCTGATCTAGAACCACAGAAACTGAACGATATTCAACACGATCATGCCTATAAATCCTATACGGCATACAAGAAGCGGATTTCTCTCCAGAATAGATGTACTTTTATCAAAGTAGGGTTTGACTTTCAAGGGATTACTGACTTCGTACTGCATTTCTGAGTAGTTTCTGTAACGTTGATCCGTATCGGTATCCAGCGCTCTCAGGATCACACTCTCAAACCATGCAGGGATTTTAGGGTTGAGTTTACCTGGTGCTTTGATACGCTTTTCAAAAGAGGGATTTTGAAAAGGCTCTATCTCTCCGAACGGAAACTTGTGTGTCAGTACTTCATACAGTGTCACACCTATGGCATAGATCTCTGTCTGTTCATTGACCGGTGCTTGTTTAAAACGCTCCGGTGCCAGGTATGAAGGTGTACCTGCCCGTGTCACATTGGAGTAGGCTTCAGTGATACTTCCAAAGTCCACCATTTTAAATACCAATTTGCCTTTACGTTCTGTCACAATGATATTTTCAGGCTTGATATCCCCATGGACCAGGTCGTATTTCATAAGGAAATTCGACATCTTGAGCAAAAAGATGGCCAATGCAACACTCAAATCCACTGAGAGCGGTTTTTTGGCACTGTACGCTTTAAGTGTCTGACCTTCTATGAAACTCATAATGTAGTAACGGTGTGTACGATTTTTAGGGATCACTGCTTTTGGGAAAAAACCTGCTTTGAGTCTCTTTGCCATCCAAGCTTCTTTTACAAACAGGTCGAGTATCATCTCATCATCCATCGCTTCATACGGTATGAACTTGATCACATACTTGAATCCCCGTTTTTCACAAAGCCAGGTACGTTCGTTTTGGATCAATGGCTTGATGAGTGTGTAGCCATCGATCACTTCACCCGCTTTATAATGCTCACGTACCATAAGGTCACTTTGTTTCAGTCTGAACCGGGGATCCACCTCTTTGATCTCAAGTACAATGGCTGTAGTATCGTCAGGAAGATCATCATGATAGAGTTTACTTGCTTTTTTTACCAAAAAAGAGGCACCCATTTTCATATCTGCTCTCAGTTCATCTTCCGAAAGTTCATGATAGAGTCCATCACTGCAAAGCAGTATCATATCGCCTGCTAAAAGGTTATTTTCAAAATAGTAGGGTGAAACACTCTCCTCCAGTCCCATCGCTGCCATCAGTACATTTTCCATACCCTCTTCATCCATGATATGATCTTCAGAGAGTTGGGTCAGTTGCGCATCACCATCAATATTTCTATGTAAATAGATACGGCTGTCCCCAACATTTGCACCGTAGAGTCTGTCACCCTCTATTACGACAAGTGCGAGTGTCGTAACAAGTTCTTCACGGTCATATTCTGCCATCGAATCAAGATAGAGTACTCTGTTGATATTTTCTATAAAGTGTTTAATGGACTTTTCCATCGTCCAGCTTTTGGGTCTGTTCTTCAGCGCATTGATCAAAAAATTGGTCGTGTGTTTGGCTGCCTGTGCTCCCTGCAGCGCAGACCCCACACCATCACAGACCACGGCGACAGTAATGTTCTCCATTACTTTCACTTCAAAGAAATCATCCCCTTTGAGCTGTGTACCTTTAGCAAGTGTGAGTCCCGATGTTTCGATGCTTTGTTTTGACATAGGCTGCCTTTATGATTATTCTAAATTATATAATAGAAGTTATGACATAATTTAAAATAATATCGAAGAAAAAATAATCTCACTTGATGTGATAGATGCATGAACGTAATGTTCATGCTTGAGTTTAGAGTGTTTGCTAAAAATTTGAGGTTAGCTATAAGCTAATCAATGATTTTTTGTAAATGCCCTAGACTCAATGATGTATATTAATTTTATGATTTCTATTACATCAATTGAGATTCAGATCATACCGCCTGCTTTCAATCCCCACGTCGTTCTCCATCTGGTCTTCACAAGTGAGATGCCTGCGATCGCGACTAGAACCACTGCTGCAAATATCATAAATCCTGCAGTATACCCGTCAAAAGCACCTTTTGACCAACCCAGGGTCTTGATCAGTGCAGTACCGCCGAGACCGCCGGCTGCACCGATGATCCCAGTCATAATACCGATATCTTTACCAAACCTTTGCGGGACCAGCTGGAAGACTGCTCCATTTGCCATACCCAAGTTTGCCATGATAAGAAAAAGCACCACGATGGCCAAGCCAAACGGCAATGCAATGGTAGCATTTACCACAGCCAGTGCTGCAACCGTACCAAAGAAGATATAGAGTGATTTTACTCCACCCATTTTATCTGCAATGGCACCGCCTACTGGCCGAAGTACGGCACCTGAAAAAATACACAATGCACCAAAATAACCTGCAACGACTTTCACATTGTCCTCATCCAATATATCCAGTCCAAATGCGCTCATCTCTACCTGATAGGTGTTCATCAAATAGACTTTCATGTACCCTGCAAAACCTACAAACCCGCCAAAACTCACTGCATAGAAAAGATTGAACCACCAGGTATCCTTATCTTTAAGCAGTTTCCCGTAATCAGAGAGTTTTTTAGGTCTGGCTTTATAGACAGATTCCGGTGCATTTTTAGCTATGAATGCATAGGCTATCCATACTACGATAGCCATAACCGCACCCACCAGAAATACGGATTCCCAACCCCATTTTTCTGCGATCTTAGGCGCAAATAAGAAGTCAATGACCACACCGATGTTACCCGCTCCGGCAAGCCCAAGTACAACGCCTTGTAACTTAGGCGGATACCACTGACCCGCCTGAGGAAGTGCCACAGCAAATGATGCTCCCGCAAAACCAAGCCCCAACGCTACGATAAGCAGGGCATTGTACGTAATGGTCTCACCCATAAAATATGCCATGAGAAGTGCTGCGATCACTACAGACTGTGCCATGAGCGCTGTCAGTTTTGCACCGAGCTTATCCACCCCGAAACCAAGTAGGATCCTTAACAGTGCACCAGATAAAATAGGAAGTGAAAGCAGTGTGGCTTTTTCGCCCGCTGTTATCATATAACCTGTCGCAGCCAATGCCTCACTGATCTCTGTAGAGAGCGGACCTAACATGGTCCAAACCATAAAACTCATATCAAAATATAAAAAAGCCATGAACAACGTAGGTGTATGTCCCTGCCCTTTCAACGCCTTAAATCCTGCCATTTTTTCTCCTCTCAGATGAATGATTCGTGAAGTATACAATGATAAGAGAGTCATATTTATTGATTTATGATTAATTTTTAACCATTTATTTTTTACATAAATATGGGCCAAAACCTACATTAAAATTATATATTCAAAACATATTGATTAAAAAATATACAATTATATGAATATGTAACCATCTTTTCAGAGATATAATGACATCAATTACAGCGAGGATGATCATAAAGATGAAACAGAGACAAACTTTACCCATATTACTGAAAGAACAGCATATTCTTTTGATCGGTGGTGGGAATGTAGCATTGCAAAAAGCAGAAGTACTGGCAGAGAACCATATCTCTTTTTCTGTGATATCCCAAGAAGTGCACCCTAAGATACAAACATTGTGTTCTGACATACAGATCAAAAAATTCAAAACGAAAGATATTCAAAAGCATCTCATTGTGATAGATGCTACTGGGAATGAAAAAGTCACACAAAAACTTTTAAAGTATAAACAGAAACACCCTCTTTTACTCAATGTGGTAGATCAACCTAAAGTCTGTGATTTCTACTTTATGGCACTGACAAAAAATGCACCGCTTCAGATAGCCGTGTCAAGTTCCGGTGCAAGTCCTACTGTGGCTAAATACTTCAGAGATAAGTGTCAGGCACTCATGCCCGATAATATGGAAACATTTTTGGAAGCGTTGCAGTCACAAAGGGACAAAGGGATCATAAAGATAGAAAAAACGCTTGAAAAGATCGAACAAATGACAGCCAAGGCGTATCTGGTAGGCTGCGGTCTGGGAGATCCTGAACTGCTTACACTCAAAGCCTATAACATTATCAAAGAGGTGGATGTCGTCCTCTATGATCACCTCATCAGTGACGAGATCATGGCTATCGTACCAAAACGTACAAAGAAGGTCTTTGTAGGTAAAGAAAAAGGATTTCATACTAAACCCCAAGAAGAGATCAATAAACTCATACGCACATATATTAAAAAAGGGTACTCCGTTGCACGATTGAAAAGCGGTGACCCCTTCATCTTTGGCCGTGGTGCCGAAGAGTTACTTTACCTTTCACAAAAAGGTATCAGAACTGAAGTGATACCGGGTATCTCTTCAGCAGTATCAGGACCGCTGATGGCAAATATCCCTGTCACAGCAAGGGATTACAGTAATGCCTTTACTGTCGTCTCAGCCCACTTAAAAGGGAATGCCATCAATCTCAACTGGGTACCGATGTTGGAAAACAGAGATCATACGGTCGTCGTATTGATGGGGCTTACACGGATCAAAGAGATCGTACAGCAGGCAAAAGCATTACATATAGAGTTGGACACACCTTGTGCCATTGTCTCCAATGCAAGCCGGAAGAACCAGACCGTACTTACCACGACACTTGAGAACCTTGAAGAGGTTTCCCTTGGGGCATCAAGACCTTCTATTTTGGTCTTTGGAGACGTCATACACTATACAAACACACTGAAAGAGAGTCTAACATGAGCATTTTAGAAAAAGCCTCACAGGCAAGAAATACCAAACTCAACAAAGTCGAGACAACCAAAGCACTGAAGATGCCGATGGATGTATATACCAAGTTAGAAGAGATCGCTGCAGCCGGATATGAAGGTCTAGCCAAAGAGGACAGTGCCTATTTTTTAAAATGTTTTGGACTCTTTGACAAAGGGGAAGACTTTATGCTTCGCGTGCGTATACCTGCTGGACAATTGAACTATGAACAAGCGTTACGTATCGGTGAAGTGGCGCAAAAGTACGGGAATGACTATATCGATCTGACGACACGTATGCAGGTCGAACTGCGTTACTTGCAGATAGCAGACATTGCCAAAGTGTTACAGGAACTCAAAGAGGTCGGTATCTCTACGTTTCAGACCGGTGTGGACAACCCTCGGAATATCGTGACCGATCCACTCGACGGCATCGCATACGATAACATCATTGAGACCAAACCCATCATTGATGCACTCCAAACTATCTTTGGAGAAGATCCGGACTGGATCTCCGTATTGCCACGTAAATTCAATACAGGTATCTTAGGTTCTCTTTCGAACTCCTGTAACATCTTTGGACATGACTGCTGTTTTGTCTTAGCCCAAAAAGATGGGGTATTTGGATTTAACATCTATTTGGGTGCGTGTGTAGGTGTACAGGCACAAGATGCCAACCTTTTTGTGCAGATAGACGAAGTGGGTCTCTTCTACAAATCACTTCTGACTGTATTTAAAACGTACGGATACCGTGATAACCGTAACAAAAACCGTTTGGTGTTCCTTATCAATGATGTCGGTATAGAAAACCTTGTCAATGCGATCAAAGAAGAGGCCGATGCCCAATTTGCTCCTGCAGGTACGACGATGGTACAGTCTCAAAATATCGCACTGGGGTCCAACAAAGTACTGGGACGTAATGGTAAATATAATTACAAGATCATCGTACCCTCTGGTATATTCAGCGGTACAGACATGATCGCTGCGGCCCAGGCAGCAAAAGTATTTGGTACAGGGGATATAAGATTGACCTATGACCAGAATGTCTATATCGTAAATATTGCAAAAGATCTACTGGAAGATTTTGAGGCGACAGAACTGATCACGAACTATGCGAAGTTCAATAATCTCTACTTTAATGACATGATAGCCTGTGCCGGGACAGCTACCTGTAGCTTTGGTGTCATACCGAACAAGCCTGATGCCATAGAAATGGCACATTTCCTGAGCTCTGAAGTAGCCATTACAAATGCCAATGTACGTATGAACTGGTCTGCCTGTCCTAAAGGATGTGGCGTACATGGTATCGCTGATATAGGATTTGAAGGGTGTAAAGCCAAAGATGAAGAAGGTAACCGTGTGGACGGTGTACACATTTTCGTCGGTGGTAAGATCACGCGTATGGCAAAAGAAGCACATACCTTACATAAAGCCCTGCCGTTAACAGAAGCCAAACATCATGTGAAATATCTGCTTAAGACCTATGCAGCGTATAAACAAAGAGGTGAAACCTATGAAACTTTTGATGACAGGTTTTTATCGGCAAACTACTCTTTTCAAGCCCTTGGTTTTTACACAAAGATAAACTATATCCTCAATGAAAAACTGGGATTGGATCTTTGGTTTGAACTTGAGAGTGCACCAAAAACATTTAAAAAAGAAGAGTTTGAGATTTTTGCTTTTGGATTGAAACTCTTTAAACTGCTTACGGGTGAAAAACGTTATGAGTCGGTTGAAAACTTTGAACCTGTACTGGCCAAACCCAGAAACATTACAAGAGATGAAGTCACCAAACTCAATCCGAAAGTCCCCCCAAAGCTCTCAGAGGTCATCTACACTATGACCCATCAAGAAAAAAGAGAACGTGCACAGGTCTTCTCTGAGCTGATCGTAGCACTTAAAGAAGTTCACTAGATGAGTCAAACAGTGTGTGCATACTGTGGTGTGGGATGCAAATTAGAACATATCAATGATACACTTAAAGGCGTAAAGGAGTATCCTTCAAACCAGGGGATGTCATGTGCCAAAGGTATCTCACAATCAAAAACCGTCCATACCAATAGACTATTGGAGGTACACTGTAGAGATTCTATACAAGAGAGTTACAGACCTTCCACTTATGCGGATAGCTTCCAATTGATTGCTGAAAAAATCAAACAGACTGCCAACCCTGACAGAATCGGATTTTATCTTTCCGGGCAAATGCTCAATGAAGACTATTATGTAGCCAATAAACTTGCAAAAGGTTTTGTCGGAACGGCCAATTGTGATACCAATTCAAGAACATGCATGGCAAGTGCTGTCGTGGGATATAAAAAATCTTTCGGAATGGATTATGTTCCCGTAAGAATGGAAGATATCGAACATTGTAATTTAATGATACTCATTGGTGCCAATACTGCTGAAGCACATGTTGTATTGCACAACAAGATCAAAAAAGCACAAAAAAAAGGCTTAAAAGTTGTCGTCATTGATCCAAGATTTACACTGACTGCTAAAAATGCTGACCTCTACATACCCCTTAAAGTCGGTACAGATATCGATCTTTTGAATCTACTTGCTATAAAATTGATAAAAGACGACCATATTGCGTATGATTTTATAAAGGAGCACAGTAACAATTTCAATAGCTACAAAGAGAAGCTCTTGGCACTTGATGAAAAAATGCTCTTAGAGCGCACACAACTTTCAGAAGATATTTTTGAAGCTTTGTACAGACTTTTTAGACAGAGTAAAAATATCATCACTGCATGGACCATGGGGATCAATCAATCCGTTCAGGGGGTAGATA
The sequence above is drawn from the Sulfurovum sp. TSL1 genome and encodes:
- a CDS encoding ABC transporter permease, translated to MSTPARISSPNKKFIRHIIKHYLKYDKENPFIFISAMLAFLGIAAGVMVLMIAMGIMNGTQKEFTKKLFVMNYPLTILPLEEDTVNDALITRLGEKFPHLQFSPYYTTQVITKNDGAVQGSLVYGVDFDKESKINAIFKEATGHETSKFRVVIGEGLSFEMNAPKGEKVTLYFSEQQAIGFGTMPLQKRFIVDGIFKSGLKAYDKAIMYTSLEAFEKLLDRKHGSYDGLHIYTENPLDEIDAIRSVLPEMVVIEGWWQQNGNFFAAMEMEKKALFLVLLLIILVASLNIISSLLMTVMSRRREIALMRTLGATKVEIKAIFFRLGLIIGSAGIVAGTLLGGLGIWVLTTFDIISMPADVYGTSKLPVDLTFHDFGLIILGTSIIILLSALYPAKKASQTDPLTVLRNE
- a CDS encoding AsmA-like C-terminal domain-containing protein, whose amino-acid sequence is MIKTSIMFSAHAIHVLLRNTLIFLVVLFIAFFMWLMVGIKLDTIKVAGYNVEGLYIKLDKKLIVKADHVILPQSKAKPSFSSVHETFERIKYLLTFFESIVVKNITFNNNTMSIRFKDDFLGLSSKEYEIIGSAKREGKMLKATIPLLFLKKHNVTMSGKLTYDLHEKILSTEGFFKLYDALGRFHAIKDGNKIDFGLESDSFRDLKSIVDMFDLRESVRSWIVDKVKADHYTLRSLTGKGSLENGTFKMDFDALNGEVLFSDTHIHFKENLPPVLAPSLLLTYHNGGLYFDLKEPTYEGISLDGSKVSILNLLNADTNLKLKIKADHRFDVTMQNLLKAYDIVLPLDQQSGKVNVLFMADLALKNSYQDYFVNVDFDRGDVLLEKVKLPIVRGNVQYHKGLITFKNIYLEDTFYEGKLDGTLDMQKKKADFIFDAKRITLGDEKETFFNLENKTLPFTLNYEKNIHIKIPKLSMKLTNESNETSIQLSDLNKIKPYLPDPGPIENGGKVNIKTKDFNTYTFDGMLKRESCFLYEKDDQCKTRVPFEGTVTSNALDFYAFDKRFYYSKANSRIKLTNLNFDLEKFLTLEAEKEKSEKTTKKDDTKEAKSLIILGENSQLRYGEYSLVTDSYDVEVKPNGDIQAIGSSAGDIIKFSKEKDIFSIRALRIQDNALHPLINFKGLQHGRYTLKLSGDPKKTMQGEIIVEGGVMKDFKVYNNTLAFINTIPALASLQNPGYSDKGFTIEKGVVEYRMIKQDKILFDSIYIKGTSATIAGTGEIDLEKKTIDINLAIQSARELGKLVGSLPLVGYILMGKDKSMTFGLQITGTLDDPKVKTSAGGDILSLPLKILKRALESPEHIINE
- the mltG gene encoding endolytic transglycosylase MltG, translating into MSVLRKSTWIAWAENIILVLIISFAFYTTLPIQTTRTLLVPQGSITHIISQLTQKGYALSPIDTYILVFLGKPQSGWVDIGATRLNRIDFLYRLTTAKAKMEEITLIPGETTELFFTSVAADLNLDKTKLDAYYQEFSHYPEAGIYADTYYVPYGISEKHFIHFLLSASEKKYKEISEKIYGTYNKKQWLNVLIVASIIQKEAANTEEMPVVSSVIYNRLKKGMPLQMDGTLNYGKYSHVKVTPERIKNDTSRFNTYKYKGLPHMPIGAVSFNAIIAAIKPAKTDYLYFMKNDKGVHDFTHSYKTHRKNIQKAR
- a CDS encoding bifunctional protein-serine/threonine kinase/phosphatase, producing MSKQSIETSGLTLAKGTQLKGDDFFEVKVMENITVAVVCDGVGSALQGAQAAKHTTNFLINALKNRPKSWTMEKSIKHFIENINRVLYLDSMAEYDREELVTTLALVVIEGDRLYGANVGDSRIYLHRNIDGDAQLTQLSEDHIMDEEGMENVLMAAMGLEESVSPYYFENNLLAGDMILLCSDGLYHELSEDELRADMKMGASFLVKKASKLYHDDLPDDTTAIVLEIKEVDPRFRLKQSDLMVREHYKAGEVIDGYTLIKPLIQNERTWLCEKRGFKYVIKFIPYEAMDDEMILDLFVKEAWMAKRLKAGFFPKAVIPKNRTHRYYIMSFIEGQTLKAYSAKKPLSVDLSVALAIFLLKMSNFLMKYDLVHGDIKPENIIVTERKGKLVFKMVDFGSITEAYSNVTRAGTPSYLAPERFKQAPVNEQTEIYAIGVTLYEVLTHKFPFGEIEPFQNPSFEKRIKAPGKLNPKIPAWFESVILRALDTDTDQRYRNYSEMQYEVSNPLKVKPYFDKSTSILERNPLLVCRIGFIGMIVLNIVQFLWF
- a CDS encoding nitrate/nitrite transporter, whose amino-acid sequence is MAGFKALKGQGHTPTLFMAFLYFDMSFMVWTMLGPLSTEISEALAATGYMITAGEKATLLSLPILSGALLRILLGFGVDKLGAKLTALMAQSVVIAALLMAYFMGETITYNALLIVALGLGFAGASFAVALPQAGQWYPPKLQGVVLGLAGAGNIGVVIDFLFAPKIAEKWGWESVFLVGAVMAIVVWIAYAFIAKNAPESVYKARPKKLSDYGKLLKDKDTWWFNLFYAVSFGGFVGFAGYMKVYLMNTYQVEMSAFGLDILDEDNVKVVAGYFGALCIFSGAVLRPVGGAIADKMGGVKSLYIFFGTVAALAVVNATIALPFGLAIVVLFLIMANLGMANGAVFQLVPQRFGKDIGIMTGIIGAAGGLGGTALIKTLGWSKGAFDGYTAGFMIFAAVVLVAIAGISLVKTRWRTTWGLKAGGMI
- the cobA gene encoding uroporphyrinogen-III C-methyltransferase — encoded protein: MKQRQTLPILLKEQHILLIGGGNVALQKAEVLAENHISFSVISQEVHPKIQTLCSDIQIKKFKTKDIQKHLIVIDATGNEKVTQKLLKYKQKHPLLLNVVDQPKVCDFYFMALTKNAPLQIAVSSSGASPTVAKYFRDKCQALMPDNMETFLEALQSQRDKGIIKIEKTLEKIEQMTAKAYLVGCGLGDPELLTLKAYNIIKEVDVVLYDHLISDEIMAIVPKRTKKVFVGKEKGFHTKPQEEINKLIRTYIKKGYSVARLKSGDPFIFGRGAEELLYLSQKGIRTEVIPGISSAVSGPLMANIPVTARDYSNAFTVVSAHLKGNAINLNWVPMLENRDHTVVVLMGLTRIKEIVQQAKALHIELDTPCAIVSNASRKNQTVLTTTLENLEEVSLGASRPSILVFGDVIHYTNTLKESLT